The sequence below is a genomic window from Microbacterium abyssi.
GGAGCTCACTTGACCTCATCCTCGACACTGTCGCGGTCGCACATGACCTCACCCCGTATCTCCGGTCGCTGGACCTGGACGGCACGCTCTTCAATCTCGGACATCTCGGGCCAGTCAGGGTGCAGGCTACAGATCTGCTCATCGGCCGCAAACGACTCGCTTCGGCCGGGAGCGGCGGACACCGCTGGACACAGGACCTGCTGAACTTCTGCGGCGAGCACGGCATCACAGCCGACATTGAGGTGCTTCCCGCCGCGGAAGTCAACACCGCGCTCGAACGCCTAGCCCGCGGCGATGTCCGCTACAGATTCGTGCTCGACCTTAGTTCCCTTCACGAGCCTCGCCAATAGATACCGCGTGCGAGGCGGGTGCCTAGTCTCCGTCGCCAGATGCGCCGTCGTCGACGGCCGAGTCGCCGTGCTCTGGATGCACCGTCGAAGCAGTTGAATCTCCCGGCCGAAGATTGGCTGCCTCGAGTGCGCGGTCGATTGCGGCCTCCGTCGCCGGATCGATCTTCGGGTCCTTCGCTGACATGGCTACACCATATCCGCGCGTGTCCGCTTCGGGTAAGGCCATATCCCAGTACTCTCTGGTGCGCGCATCGCGCAAGCCCCTCAGCGCCGCCTGGTCCCCGACTTAGCCTGCTGGCATGGGCGGGAACGAGAAGCACACCAGCACGTACGTCGAGATCGACGGCAGAGAGTTCCTGTTGGGACGCGATCGCGATCTTGTCGACGTCATGTCAAGGATCGAGGAAGCCGCGCGATCCGAACCCGCGTTCGTCGACCTTTCGGATGGCGACCGTCATGTCTCCGTTCTCGTCTCGCATCAGTCAAGGGTCGTGATCACCGTGCGGCACGAGTCGTCGGCGCCTGCCGAGCATTCCCCACTGGGGGCCTCGATCGGTGACTGGGACCTGTAGCCGGACGAAGGCGCGTGCCCTGACGGGCGGCGGAACGACGGAGACGCAGTGAAGGACGACCGCACGCTGCGTCACCCGATGCTGAGCGGCGCGCGGCCGATCTGAAGCACTGTCGGCGCGGCACAGCATCCGCCCCCTGCCTCGTCGAAGTCGCCGGCACCGCCGCAGACGCCGGTCTCCGGCAGCACCAGTTCGTTGCGTGCTGCGGCCTCATGATCGCCGCCGAGGTGGGCTGCGACGCTCCGAGCCTGCTCGTAGCCGGTCAGCGCGAGGAACGTCGGCGCGCGCCCATACGACTTGGCGCCGATGATGAAGAAGCCCGGCTCGGGTTGCGCAAGCTCTCGCACGCCCGTGGCGGGAACGGAACCGCAAGAGTGCAGGTTCGGGTCGATGTGTGCGGCGATGCCGGACACCGCCTCCAGCGCGGGATCGAGATCGGTGCGCAGTTCACGCAGCATCCCGATGTCCGGCCGGAAGCCGGTCAGCGCGAAGACGTGGGCTACGCCGGCGACCTCGTGCCCGTCTTCGGCCGTGACCGTCAGTGCATCGTTAGCCTCCCGGAACTCGGCGATCCGGAATCCGGTGGACACGTCGACCAGACCCGCATCGATCACCTGCCGGGCCCGCGAACCGAGTGCTGCCCGCTCCGGAAGATCATCCCCCGCGCCCCCGCCGAAGACATCCGCGCCGCCACGACGCCGTAGCCACGTCACGCGCGTGCTCGGAGAGATGCGCGCAAGGTCACTGAGACGCAGCACTGCATGAATGGCGGAATGCCCGGCTCCCACGACGACGATGTGACGACCGGCGAACTCTGCCACGTCGTCGGGAATCCGGTACGAGATCCGGTCGGACGCGCGCGATTCGCCGCGCGCAGGCCAGCCGTCGGCGCCGGCGGGGTTCGTATGCGTCCAGGTGCCGCTCGCGTCGATGACGACGCGGGCGAGCACGCGGTCCTCACCGCCTGCGGCATCCGCCGTGTGCACGACGAAAGGCTGCTGGCCTCTCCCGCCGTCGACAACCTTGTCGCGTCCTGCCCGCGCGACGCCGGTGACAGTCGTGCCGTAGGTGATGCGCTCGCCGAGCGCAGCCGCGAGCGGTGCGAGGTACCCGCTGACCCACTCCGCGCCGGTCGGGTGACCGGACCCCGGCGCGCTCCAGCCGGAAGACTCCAGGAGGCGCCGCGAGGCGGAGTCGATGAGCTCCGGCCATCCGGAGAAGAGCCGCACATGACCCCACTCTGCGACCGCCGCCGCGGCACGATCGCCGCGTTCGATGACCGCGACGTCGATCCCGCGCTCGGTCAGGTGGGCGGCGACGGCGAGACCCTGCGGGCCCGCACCGATGACGACGACAGGATGCTCGGACATGTCTCTCCTCGAATTGACGATCTTCAATGCGTCCAGCGTGGAGGACCTATCGAACTTTGTCAATACATGCCACACTGAACACCATGACCCTTCCGGCGACGATCGATGCGACCTGCTGCGTGCCCCGCGTGACCTCCGTGGTCTCGGCCGAGGATGCCGCGCGCGCCGCGCAGGTGTTCAAGGCGCTCGGCGACCCCACACGGGTGCGACTGCTGTCGTTGATCGCGGCGGGAGACAGCGGCGAGGCGTGCATCTGCGATCTCACAGAGCCCGTCGGACTCTCGCAGGGCACCGTCTCGCATCACATGAAGCTGCTGGTCGAGGCCGGACTGGTCACGCGCGAGCAGCGTGGACGATGGGCGTACTTCGCGCTCGACAAGAACGCGCTGGGTGCCGCCGCCGACGCGCTGCGCATGCCCTGACGGCGCGGGCTGACGCTCGACAGCCGACCCAGCTCATCGTTCACCGCTGATGAATCCGCCCACGGCCGCCGCGACAGCCGGGGCGGCTTCTTCCGCCATATGATGGCCGCTGTCGATCCCGAAGCCGGTGACGGAGTGGGCCCAGTCGTTCCAGATCGCCAGTGGATCACCGTAGAGCGACTCCAGGTCATCCTGTCGAGACCAGAGAATCAGCGTCGGCGACTCGATCTTCCTGCCGATGCTGCGATCCGCCTCCTCGTGGTCTCGGTCGATGGTCAGCCCGGCTCGGTAGTCCTCGAGCATCGACCGCACCACGCTGTGCGTGCGCACGGCGTTCATGAGTTCGGCATGGTTCTCATCGCCCATCGACGCCGCGTCGGCTTTCGGCCGGTACCACGCCTCCGGATCGGCGTTGATCACCCGTTCAGGAGTCTCCGGCTGCGCGAAGAAGAACCAGTGCCACCATGCAGTGGCGAAGCGGGCATCGATGCGTCGAAGGTGCTCGCTGATCGGAATGCAGTCCATCAGAACCAGGCGGTCGACCGCCGCGGCGTGGTCGAGTGCGAGCCGCATTGCGACATAGCTCCCGCGGTCATGGCCCACGAGATGGAAGCGATCGTGGCCGAGGTGGTGAGCGACAGCCAGAACGTCATCCGCCATCGCCCGCTTCGACTGCTGGGAATGATCTCCGCGCGGCGATGGGCCGATCGATCTGCCGTATCCGCGTAGATCGGGGCAGATCACCTGGTATCCCCGATCGACGAGAAGCGGGGCGACGCGATGCCATGTCGCCGATGTGCGAGGGTGGCCGTGCAACAGCACCACCGGCTCGCCCGCACCTTTGTACCGGACGAAGATCTGCGCCGCGCCGGTGTCGACGACTGTCGTGGAGAACCCGTCGAACACGCTCGTCTACGACTCGGCGTCGCCCTCGGTCTCTGCCTCCGGCTCGACCTGTGGCCGCCCGATGATGCCGATGCCGACCGCCTCGTGGCTGGGTTCAGGCTCCTCCCTCGACGGCGCCTTCGGTTCTTCGCCCGGAGCCTTCTCTGTGCTCGGCTCCTCCATCTCCTCGGCATCCGGCATCTGCTCGGGATCGGGAAGCTTCGGCTCGTCGGGGTTCTGAGCGGTGGTCTCTGCCGAATCACTCATGGCGTGTTCCTTTCGTTGAGCGGGGGATCAGGGATTGAGCACGACCTTGATGCAGCCGTCTTCCTTGCGCTGGAAGGTCGAGTACAGGCCGGGTGCATCATCGAGCGGAGCATGATGCGTCGCGAGATCCATGACGCCGATCGGGTCGGCCGGATCCTCCACGAGAGGGAGGAGTTCGTCGATCCATCGTTTGACGTTGCACTGGCCCATGCGCAGGTTCAGCTGCTTGTCGAACATCGTCTTCATGGGAAGGATGTCGGCGTCCCCGGCATAGACCCCGCTGAGGGAGACGGTTCCGCCGCGACGAACGACGTCGATGGCGGCGTAGAGCGCGGTCAGCCGATCGACGCCCGCCTTGTCGAGCGCCACCCTCGCCACGGCATCCGGAAGCAACCCCACCGCCTGCTGCGCGAACTTCACGCCGGCGGCGCCGTGCGCCTCCAACCCGACGGCGTCGACGACCGAATCCGCACCGCGGCCCTCCGTAAGGTCGCGCAGCTCATCGACGATCGTGTCCGTCAGGTCGTAGGTGAGGATGCCGTGGCGCTCGGCCATGGCCCGACGCTCAGGTACCGGATCCACCGCGAGCACGCGGTACCCGCGATAGGTGCCGATGCGCGAGACCAGCTGCCCGACAGGGCCGAGACCGAGCACCGCCAGAGTGCCGCCGTCGGGCACATGGGCGTATTCGACGCCCTGCCAGGCCGTCGGCAGGATGTCGCTGAGATACAGATAGCGATCGTCAGGGAGCTCTCGTCCCACCCGCACGTGGTTGTAGTCGGCGAGCGGCACGCGAAGGTACTCGGCCTGGCCGCCCGGAACCTGACCGTAGAGCTTCGTGTATCCGAAGAGCGCTGCGCCGCTGCCGTATTCGCGCACCTGAGTGGTCTCGCACTGAGACTGCAGGCCCCGGCGGCACATGAAGCAGTGGCCGCAGGCGATGTTGAACGGTATGACCACCCGATCTCCGATGGCGAGCTCAGCGACCTCGGAGCCGACATCCATGACCTCGCCCATCGGCTCATGGCCGAGGACGTCTCCTCGATCGAGGAACGGGCCCAGCAACTCGTAGAGATGCAGATCCGACCCGCAGATCGCTGAGGAGGTGACGCGGATGATCGCGTCGGTGGGTTCAAGAATCGTCGGATCGTCGACCTCGTCGATGCGGACATCGCGCTTTCCATGCCAGGTGAGTGCCTTCATGCGCTCACCCTCGCTCACAACGGCATCCGACCGAACCGGGTTGACAAACGAACCGCGGTATCCAACGGGCGATGTCAAGGGGAGTGCTCCACACGCTGCGGATCGGCACACTCGTGGGGAGAGTCAGGAGAGCACCATGACGGCCGAGGAAGCTGCCAAACCCCATAGCCCCAGTGCGGTCGAGGCCCGATCCTGGAGGTTCGCGGTGCGTCGTACGCTCCGCGCGTTCGGAACCGACGAATGCCCTGACGTCGCCGCGAGCCTGACGTTCTACGCCGTGCTCGCTCTCGTGCCAGCGGCAATGGTCTCCTTTTCAGCGCTGAGCCTGCTCGGGCGCGGAGAGGAGACCGCGCGCATCGTCATCGACGTGGTGCATGCCTGGGCGCCGGACGCCTCGATCGCCGCATTGCAGGATGCCGTCTCGCAGATCGCCGAGGCGCGGCTGTCCGGCATCCTTCTCGTCTTCGCGCTCGCGCTGACGCTGTGGGCCGTCGCGCGCTATGTGGCCGCTCTCGGCCGGGGAATGAATCGCATCTACGGCGTCGTCGAGGGTCGTCCCGTCTGGCGCTTGAAGGCGGGACAGCTTCTGATCGCCCTGGTCGTCATCGTGTGCACCGCCCTCGTGACGGCGCTTCTGGCCGTGTCCGGAGGCGTCGCCGAAGCGCTCGGTCAGGCGCTCGGCTTCGGGGAGACCGCGCTGTTCATATGGCGAATCGTGCGCTGGCCCCTGCTCGCCGCGGTCGTCGTGTTCCTGCTCGCCTTCCTGTACTACTTCGCCCCGAACGTGAAGCCGCCGGGTTTCCGATGGATGAGTCTCGGCGCCGCAGCAGCGCTCGTCGTTCTGCTGCTCGCATCGCTCGGCTTCTGGCTGTACGTGTCGAATCTCGCGGATTACGACCGCATCTACGGAGCGTTCGCCGGGGTCATCATCTTCGGACTGTGGCTGTGGATCGCGAACATGGCGATCCTGGTGGGAGCGGAATTCGACGCCGAGGTCGAGCGCGTGCGTCAGCTGCAGGCGGGGATCCCCGCTGAGACCCAGGTCCAAGTGCCGTTGCGCGATGCCCGTCGGATCGGCAAGAACGTGCGGCGCGACCGCAAGGACGAAGCTCAGGCCCGACGGATCCGGCGTTGACCGGCGATTGTCAAGCCCGGTGCCTCCATGTGCGGGGCATCGCTAGGTTCGCGCAATGACGAACGATACGAAGGCGCCCTCCCGCTTGAGGCGCGCCATCACCGGGCCGCTGCTGTTCGCCTTCATTCTCGGGGATGTCCTCGGTGCCGGGATCTACGCCCTCATGGGCGTGCTCTCCGTCGAAGTGGGCGGGATGCTGTGGGCGCCGCTCCTGCTCGCGCTGCTGCTGGCATTGCTGACCGCCGGCTCCTACGCCGAGTTGGTGACGAAATACCCGCGCGCGGGGGGCGCCGCCGTCTTCGCGGAACGCGCATTCCGCAGCCGCATCGTGTCATTCCTCGTGGGCTTCAGCATGATGGCCGCCGGAGTCGTCAGCGCCGCCGGACTCGCGATCGCCTTCGCAGGCCAGTACCTGCAGACCTTCTTCGCGCTGCCCGTGATCCCTGTGGCGATGGTGTTCCTCGTCATCGTCGGCGCTCTCAACGCTCGCGGCATCCGGGAATCGATGGGTGCGAACCTCGTCATGACGGCGATCGAGGTCAGCGGCCTGGTGATCGTCATCGTCGTCGTCGGCGTCTTCGTCACCGGCGGCGGAGGCGATGTGTCGCGCGTCACTCAGGCGCCGGAGGGGACGAGCGTCGCCGTCGCGGTGCTCGGCGGTGCGATCATCGCCTACTACTCGTTCGTCGGGTTCGAGACGTCCGCCAACGTGATCGAGGAGGTGAAGAACCCGACCAAGACGTATCCCAAGGCGTTGTTCGCCGCGCTCATCACCGCTGGGGTCGTGTATGTGCTGGTCGGGCTGGCGAGCTCGATCGCGCTTCCGCCGGAAGAGCTGCAGGAATCGAGCGGCCCGCTGCTCGCCGTCGTCGAGGCGACCGGCGTCGGCGTTCCGTCCTGGCTGTTCAGCCTGATCGCCTTGATCGCCGTCGCCAACGGCGCGCTCCTGACGATGATCATGGCCAGCCGCCTCGCATACGGGATGGCCGAACAGGGGCTGCTGCCCGATGCTCTCGCGCGTGTGCTGCCCCGAAGGAAGACCCCGTGGGTCGCGATTCTCGCCACCACCGTCGTCGCGATGCTCCTCACCCTCATCGGTGACCTTGCGACTCTCGCCGAGACGGTCGTCCTTCTGCTGCTGTTCGTGTTCATGAGCGCCAATGTGTCGGTGCTCGTGCTGCGCCGCGACAAAGTCGAGCACGACCATTTCCGGGTCTGGACCTTCGTTCCGTATCTCGGAATCGCGTCCTGCATCCTGCTGCTCACACAGCAGCGGCCGGAGGTCTGGCTGTTCGGGGCGATCCTGTTGGCCGTCGGCGGGGTGCTCTACCTGCTCGCGCAGTGGGGGCGCCGCCGGGACAAGGACGTCAACGCCCAGGATCCGCCTCGTCCGGAAGACGATCTGACGGCACGATGACGACGTCCTGCACCTTCCAGTCGAGAGCCGCGATGCGCTCTGATGCGTCGTCGACGTGCCTCAGAGACACACGGCGCCTGCGCGGCACGACGAACGCCTCGACGTGGAAGACATGGCCCTCATCCCGCATACGGACTGCGGCGTCGCGCACCCACGGCAGCGTCCGCAGCATCTCGACGATCTCGTGTGCGAGGGGGTGCGGTTCCTTGTCGTCGTACGTGGTCGCGCGCTGATCCATGAGATCGACGACCGCTGATTTCGTGTTGCGGAACCCGTCGTGGATGATGCCGAGCGAGATGAACAGCGCCGCCACACCGTCCAGCCACCACAGGCCGACGCCGATCCCGAGCACGCCCACGATCGAGGCGGCGTTGGTGTGCCAGTCGGCCTTCGCCATGTCTGCGTCGGTGTAGAGCAGCTTGTTGTGCAGCACGGGCGCGAGTTTCTTCTTCGCCGGCCCGTAGATGAACACCGGACCGATGACGATGGGAATCATGACGGCGACCATCAGCCAGCCGAGCCAGATCGTCTGCCCGAACAGCTGCACGGTGCCTATCGTCGGGTGCTCCGCCGCGAACAGCCCGGTGACGGCCTCGACGGCGAGGTTGAGCCCGACGACGAGAAGTGCGACTCCCGCGACGAGGTGGCCTACGCCCATCGCCCGATGCATTCCATACGGATGCGTCCGGTCCGGGCGGCGACGGACGAAGATGAGCGCGACCAGGAACGCGACCTGTGGGATGAGGGACAGCATGTCCTCGATCCACGCCGTGCGCATGGCCTGCGAGTTGCCCACCACGAACGCCACCAGGGTGATGGTGCAGAGTGTGTAGCCGATCGTGAACCACTCCCAGAAGACGGCCTTCTTCAGAGCATCCTGCTGCTCCTGTGGGAGGTCGGCACGACCGAACTGGTGGATCGGGGTCACGATCCGACCTCCTCGTCGAGGAATGCTTCGAGCTCGGAGAGGAACGCGTTCTCTCCGAGCGGTACGAGGAAGACCAGGCTGCGACCGTCGGCCCCTTCGATGTTCTTGAAACCCCTTGTGACGCCTGCGCGATCGGCCCACGGGCTCTGATCGGTGAATCCTCCGATGGCCATGTCGAGCTCGCCGGCCTCCAGCTCGCCGACCAGTGTCTCCTCGGCGCCCACGGTCCATTCGATGCGCGCATCGAGCGATGCCGCGAAATCCTCGGTCAGATCGACGAGCGGCCCCGTGGGCTCCGCTCCGCTGACGTCGACGAGTCCGGAATCGGGAGAGACGCCGACCCGCATGGTCGCCCCCGTGACGGAATCCAGCGTGCCGTCGGGGTCCGTCGGCACGGTGAGTCCGCACGCGGATACGAGTGCTGCGACGAATATGAGGACGGTGGCGGCCGCTGCTCTTCTGAGACGGGACGGCAGACGGCCGCGGTTGGGCGGCGTGATCACGGTCATGAGAATCAGTGTGCGTACGCGTTCGCGAGTCAGCAAGATGCTTGACCGCCGCCGGCCTCGCAGGTATGGCGTTCGAGGCATGAATCCTGGGCTAATGTCCGAGAGGGGCCCGACTTCAGAAGAGAGAGCGAGCAGGATGCTGTCCACACTGCGTTTCGAGTCGAAAGACGTCACGCGCGTCGAAGAGACCTGGAAGCAGTTCGTCCCGTCGGCCATTCTCCAGAACGTCGACCCTCGGCGATTCCGCTTCGAATGGCTTTCGGCGGAGCTCGAGGACATGACGGTGGTGGAATACGAACTCGCAGCAGAGGTGCGCTCGGTGGTCGAACCGGAGGATCAGCTTCTGGTCTGCAGGGTGCAATCGGACCGCGTCGATCTCGGTTCAGGCCACGTCGGCATCGACGCCGGTCATCCGTGGTTGACCGACGGCCGGCAGGTGTGGGGACGCTGGGAGGACGACGCGAAGGTCCGGGCGCTCATCTTCGACCGCACGACGGCGCAGACGCTTGCGCGGCGCATGAGCGGGAATGACGCCTACCGCGTGCGCGTCAAAGGCCTGGCGCCGACCGACCAGGGTGCGGCCGAGCAATGGGAACGATCTTTCGCGTACCTTGGAGCTTCGTTCGCGCACGCCGGAGCGGAGGACGAACTGATCCTCGCCGGACTTCGACGCCACGCCCTGTGGGTGACGCTCACGTCGTTCGACACCGGATTCCGGGAGGCGCTCGAAGGCGCGGTGCAGTTGCGCCCGGCGACGACCACGGTCCGGCGGGCTATCGACTACATCGATGAGAACGCGCATCGCGCGATCACGATCGACGACATCGCAGGAGCCGTGCACATGTCCACGCGGGGGCTGCAGTACGCGTTCCGCCGTTCTTTGGACACGACGCCGGCCGAGCAGCTCCGCAGAGCGCGACTGGACGGTGCCCATCGCGAGCTGCTGCACGGACGCGCAACGACGGTCGGCCAGGTCGCACGACGATGGGGCTTCGCGCATCCCTCTCGGTTCGCCGCCGCGTACAGAGCGGCGTATGGCGTCGCACCGTCGGATACCCTGCGCCGCGGAAAGGGTGACTGAGAGCGCACGGGTTGTGCGCCGGATGCACTCGTGTTGCGCCCCGCTCGGTGTATCTCGTCGCGGTCGATTAGATTCATGAGTGGCGCAGGGCCCCTTCGGGCCGGCAGATGTGCAGCGCCGGTGAACTGTCAGGAGAGCTGCGAGACATGGGGAGCCTCTACTACGGCGATTCCGCCGAACCGATCAACATCGAGGACCGTGCGCTGGCACACCTCAAGATCGTCATCGCGACCAAGCTGCGGCGCAATGAGAGCTTCACCCTCTCATGGCGACACCCGGATGCTGAGCCAAACGGACGCAGCACGATCTGGCTTCACCCGTCGATCCCGCTGCGCTTCGTTTTCGATTCGCCAGAGGCGCCCGAGATCAGCCGCCAGTGGGTCGAGGATCTTGCGAACTCGGCGAGTTCCAGCGGGGGAGTGACGCTGGTCGACGAACACGTCGAAGCGGCTACGGTCTAGATTCAGCTCCTGGGTTTTCCCGGGCCGACTCCCGGTTCGTCGTTCATCTCCGAGGAATCGGGGATCTCGGCGTCGTCATCGGGGTCGATGCGCACGGCATCCGCCGACCCGGAGTCGGCACCGGCCCGTCCTGCGGGCACCTGTTCGGTCTCCTCCTGCTCGGCGGTCTCCTCTGCATCGGTCTCGTCATCCGTCGGCGCCTTCTCCACGCCGGCGGGGCGCATGCCCTGATCCTCGATGCCGCTCACAGCGCATCTCCAGCGGTCTCCGCGCCTGACGCAAGGCGATCGGCGTCTGCGCTGTCGATCTGATCGTCGTCGACGTCCGGATCGATGCTGCGCTCGCCGTCGCGCTCCACGGTCACGGGATCGATTCCCGGCTCGGACGTGACGTCGTCGGTCGCGCGATCGTCATCGGGAAGGGGCAGTGGGGGAATGAGTGGATTCGACATGGCTCAACCTTTCGTCATTGCTGCGGATGCTACGGCGCACGGCCGCCGGCGCAGACCCGGTTGACCCGGCCGAACGCGCGGACTATAGGACCTGCTCTCCTAGACTGAGCCAGTGGATCTGATCGACGCTTTCGCCGTGGTGGGGGAGGTCGTGTCGTGGATCGGTCTGGGCATCGGCATCCCGCTTCTCGTGATCGCCGGAATGATCGCGCTTGCGGAAGGGCGCTGGGACCGTGCCGACATCGCCGTGATCGAACGCGCAGACGAGAGCATCATCCGCTGGTTCGCCGGCGGCGACTTCCATGAGCGCCCTCTCGCGGCTCGCGAGGACGCCGGTGACGGGTGGCATCGCGGTTTCGTGAGCGCACGCAACCCCGGTCACGCGCGATTGAATCCACCTGTGCTGCGCAGGCTCTTCCTCACTCTCGGCATCGTCTTCACAGCCCTCGGAACCGCCGGATTCGTCCTGTCGATGATCCCGGCGTTCATCTGAGGATAGCGCCCGTGCGAGCCGTCAGCGCTTGCTGCGCCCCAGTCTCGAGGGCCACCAGATCGCGCGTCCGATGTCGTACGACAGCGCCGGCACGAGCAGGGACCGCACCACGAAGGTGTCGAGGAGCACGCCGAAGGCGACGATGAACGCCAGTTGCACGAGGAACAGGATCGGGATCACCGACAGCGCCGCGAAGGTGGCGGCCAGCACGAGTCCGGCTGAGGTGATCACGCCGCCGGTGACCGAGAGCCCGCGGAGCACACCTGCACGGGTTCCGTGCTTCAGCGTCTCCTCGCGCACGCGCGTCATCAGGAAGATGTTGTAATCGATGCCGAGCGCGACGAGGAAGACGAAGCCGTAGAGGGGCACCGCGGGATCGGCGCCGGGGAAATCGAAGACGCCGTTGAACACCAGCGCGGAGACCCCCATCGCAGTGCCGAAAGACAGCACGGTGGTCAGGATCAGCAGCACGGGAGCGAGGATCGACCGCAGCAGAAGCATCAGGATGACCAGGATCACGGCGAGGATGATCGGAATGATCAGGTTGCGGTCATGGATGGATGCGTCGTTGGTGTCCACCGACGTCGCCGTCACTCCGCCGACCAGGGCGTCGAGGTCGTTCAGTTCGACGCGCAGCTGCCGCACAGTCGCGGCTGCTTCCTCCGAATCCGCGGCATCTGTCAGCGTGGCCTGCAGCATGACGTCGCCGTCGACCGCTGTCGGCTCGGGTGCCGGCGTTCCCGGAGGGCCGAATGCCGCCACCCCGTCCTCTGTCACGCTCGCCGTGCCGCTCGGAGAATCCGCAGCGGTGACAGCCACCGATTCGATGCCGTCGTTGTCGAGGAGCAGGTCTGCCGCGTCCTGGAGCGAGTCCTCAGCGACGACCACGTACGCGGGGCTGCCCGAACCGCCGGGGAAGTGCTCGCCGAGCGCCACCTGACCGTCACGTGCCTGGGACTCACCCAGTACCAGGTCGGATTGCGGGACGCCGGAGGCGTTGAGCTGGGTGACCCCCGCCGCGCCGGCGACGAGCACGAGCGTGGTGAGGATCCAGATCAGGCGTGGACGGCCCTTGACGCCTGCTGCGAGTCGTGCCCAGAGGCCCGTGGTCGCCATGCCGTGCTCGGCGACCACAGCTTCCGGCTCGAACTTCGGGCGTCGCGGCCAGAACACTGCGCGGCCGAAGGTGAACAGCAGTGCCGGCAGCAGCGTGAGCGCGGAGAGCATCGCGAAGACGATGCCGATGGATGCCACCGGTCCGAGCGTGCTGTTCGACTTCAGGTCGCTCAGCAGAAGGCACAGGAGGCCCGCGATCACCGTTCCGCCCGAAGCGGCGATCGGTTCGACCGATCCCTTCCACGACGCCATGGTCGCTGCTCCCTTGTCCTTGGTGGAGCGCAGCTCCTCCCTGAATCTCGCGACGAACAGCAGGGAGTAATCCGTCGCCGCGCCGATCACCAGGATGAACAGGATGCCCTGGGTCTGACCGCTCAGCAGCAGGATCTCCCACTTCGCGAGCCACCACACGACCAGCAGCGCGACGCACAGCGCGAACAAGCTCGTGGACAGGACGACGATCGGCAGCAGCAGCGACCGATAGACCAGGATGAGGATCAGGAAGACGGCGAGCAGCGCGACTCCGAGCAGCAGCCCGTCGATCCCTGCGAAGCCGGCCACGAGATCGGCCGAGAATCCGGCGGGGCCCGTGACGTAGACGGTTACGCCCG
It includes:
- a CDS encoding alpha/beta hydrolase, whose translation is MFDGFSTTVVDTGAAQIFVRYKGAGEPVVLLHGHPRTSATWHRVAPLLVDRGYQVICPDLRGYGRSIGPSPRGDHSQQSKRAMADDVLAVAHHLGHDRFHLVGHDRGSYVAMRLALDHAAAVDRLVLMDCIPISEHLRRIDARFATAWWHWFFFAQPETPERVINADPEAWYRPKADAASMGDENHAELMNAVRTHSVVRSMLEDYRAGLTIDRDHEEADRSIGRKIESPTLILWSRQDDLESLYGDPLAIWNDWAHSVTGFGIDSGHHMAEEAAPAVAAAVGGFISGER
- a CDS encoding cation diffusion facilitator family transporter, which encodes MTPIHQFGRADLPQEQQDALKKAVFWEWFTIGYTLCTITLVAFVVGNSQAMRTAWIEDMLSLIPQVAFLVALIFVRRRPDRTHPYGMHRAMGVGHLVAGVALLVVGLNLAVEAVTGLFAAEHPTIGTVQLFGQTIWLGWLMVAVMIPIVIGPVFIYGPAKKKLAPVLHNKLLYTDADMAKADWHTNAASIVGVLGIGVGLWWLDGVAALFISLGIIHDGFRNTKSAVVDLMDQRATTYDDKEPHPLAHEIVEMLRTLPWVRDAAVRMRDEGHVFHVEAFVVPRRRRVSLRHVDDASERIAALDWKVQDVVIVPSDRLPDEADPGR
- a CDS encoding YihY/virulence factor BrkB family protein encodes the protein MRRTLRAFGTDECPDVAASLTFYAVLALVPAAMVSFSALSLLGRGEETARIVIDVVHAWAPDASIAALQDAVSQIAEARLSGILLVFALALTLWAVARYVAALGRGMNRIYGVVEGRPVWRLKAGQLLIALVVIVCTALVTALLAVSGGVAEALGQALGFGETALFIWRIVRWPLLAAVVVFLLAFLYYFAPNVKPPGFRWMSLGAAAALVVLLLASLGFWLYVSNLADYDRIYGAFAGVIIFGLWLWIANMAILVGAEFDAEVERVRQLQAGIPAETQVQVPLRDARRIGKNVRRDRKDEAQARRIRR
- a CDS encoding FAD-dependent oxidoreductase, with product MSEHPVVVIGAGPQGLAVAAHLTERGIDVAVIERGDRAAAAVAEWGHVRLFSGWPELIDSASRRLLESSGWSAPGSGHPTGAEWVSGYLAPLAAALGERITYGTTVTGVARAGRDKVVDGGRGQQPFVVHTADAAGGEDRVLARVVIDASGTWTHTNPAGADGWPARGESRASDRISYRIPDDVAEFAGRHIVVVGAGHSAIHAVLRLSDLARISPSTRVTWLRRRGGADVFGGGAGDDLPERAALGSRARQVIDAGLVDVSTGFRIAEFREANDALTVTAEDGHEVAGVAHVFALTGFRPDIGMLRELRTDLDPALEAVSGIAAHIDPNLHSCGSVPATGVRELAQPEPGFFIIGAKSYGRAPTFLALTGYEQARSVAAHLGGDHEAAARNELVLPETGVCGGAGDFDEAGGGCCAAPTVLQIGRAPLSIG
- a CDS encoding APC family permease; translation: MTNDTKAPSRLRRAITGPLLFAFILGDVLGAGIYALMGVLSVEVGGMLWAPLLLALLLALLTAGSYAELVTKYPRAGGAAVFAERAFRSRIVSFLVGFSMMAAGVVSAAGLAIAFAGQYLQTFFALPVIPVAMVFLVIVGALNARGIRESMGANLVMTAIEVSGLVIVIVVVGVFVTGGGGDVSRVTQAPEGTSVAVAVLGGAIIAYYSFVGFETSANVIEEVKNPTKTYPKALFAALITAGVVYVLVGLASSIALPPEELQESSGPLLAVVEATGVGVPSWLFSLIALIAVANGALLTMIMASRLAYGMAEQGLLPDALARVLPRRKTPWVAILATTVVAMLLTLIGDLATLAETVVLLLLFVFMSANVSVLVLRRDKVEHDHFRVWTFVPYLGIASCILLLTQQRPEVWLFGAILLAVGGVLYLLAQWGRRRDKDVNAQDPPRPEDDLTAR
- a CDS encoding zinc-dependent alcohol dehydrogenase yields the protein MKALTWHGKRDVRIDEVDDPTILEPTDAIIRVTSSAICGSDLHLYELLGPFLDRGDVLGHEPMGEVMDVGSEVAELAIGDRVVIPFNIACGHCFMCRRGLQSQCETTQVREYGSGAALFGYTKLYGQVPGGQAEYLRVPLADYNHVRVGRELPDDRYLYLSDILPTAWQGVEYAHVPDGGTLAVLGLGPVGQLVSRIGTYRGYRVLAVDPVPERRAMAERHGILTYDLTDTIVDELRDLTEGRGADSVVDAVGLEAHGAAGVKFAQQAVGLLPDAVARVALDKAGVDRLTALYAAIDVVRRGGTVSLSGVYAGDADILPMKTMFDKQLNLRMGQCNVKRWIDELLPLVEDPADPIGVMDLATHHAPLDDAPGLYSTFQRKEDGCIKVVLNP
- a CDS encoding ArsR/SmtB family transcription factor, producing MTLPATIDATCCVPRVTSVVSAEDAARAAQVFKALGDPTRVRLLSLIAAGDSGEACICDLTEPVGLSQGTVSHHMKLLVEAGLVTREQRGRWAYFALDKNALGAAADALRMP